From the genome of Saccharomyces paradoxus strain CBS432 chromosome XII sequence:
CCCCATACATGACCATCTTCTTACATGAAAAGAAGGCCAAGGACATCTTGGACGAATTCAGAAAGAGAGCCGTCGACAACATTCCAGTCGGTCCAAACTTCGACgacgaagaagacgaagGTGAAGATCTATGTAACTGTGAATTCTCTTTGGCTTACGGTGCTAAAATCTTGTTGAATAAGACTCAATTGAGATTGAAGAGAGCCAGAAGATATGGTATCTGTGGTCCAAACGGTTGTGGTAAGTCCACTTTAATGAGAGCTATTGCTAACGGTCAAGTTGATGGTTTCCCAACCCAAGAAGAATGTAGAACCGTCTACGTCGAACATGACATTGATGGTACTCACTCTGACACTTCCGTCTTGGATTTCGTTTTCGAATCTGGTGTTGGTACTAAAGAAGCTATCAAGGACAAATTGATTGAATTCGGTTTCACCGACGAAATGATTTCTATGCCAATCTCTGCCTTGTCTGGTGGttggaagatgaagttGGCTCTAGCTAGAGCTGTGTTGAGAAATGCTGATATCTTGTTGTTGGATGAACCAACTAACCATTTGGATACCGTCAACGTTGCTTGGTTAGTTAACTACTTGAACACTTGTGGTATCACTTCTATCACCATTTCTCACGACTCCGTTTTCTTAGATAACGTTTGtgaatatattattaaCTACGAAGGTTTGAAGTTGAGAAAGTACAAGGGTAACTTTACCGAATTTGTTAAGAAGTGTCCAGCTGCTAAGGCTTACGAAGAATTATCTAACACCGAATTGGAATTCAAGTTCCCAGAACCAGGTTACTTGGAAGGTGTTAAGACTAAGCAAAAGGCTATTGTCAAGGTTTCTAACATGGAATTCCAATATCCAGGTACCTCTAAACCACAAATCACTGACATTAACTTCCAATGTTCTTTGTCTTCAAGAATTGCTGTCATTGGTCCAAACGGTGCTGGTAAGTCTACTTTGATTAATGTCTTGACTGGTGAACTATTGCCAACCTCCGGTGAAGTTTACACTCACGAAAACTGTCGTATCGCTTACATTAAGCAACACGCTTTTGCTCATATCGAATCTCATTTGGACAAGACTCCATCTGAATATATCCAATGGAGATTCCAAACCGGTGAAGATAGAGAAACCATGGACAGAGCTAACAGACAAATCAACGAAAACGATGCTGAAGCTATGAACAAGATCTTCAAGATTGAAGGTACCCCAAGAAGAATTGCCGGTATCCACTCCAGAAGAAAGTTCAAGAACACTTACGAATATGAgtgttctttcttgttgGGTGAAAACATTGGTATGAAATCTGAGAGATGGGTTCCAATGATGTCCGTCGACAATGCTTGGATTCCAAGAGGTGAATTGGTTGAATCCCACTCCAAGATGGTTGCTGAAGTTGATATGAAAGAAGCTTTGGCTTCTGGTCAATTCCGTCCATTAaccagaaaagaaattgaagaacaTTGTTCCATGTTGGGTTTGGACCCAGAAATTGTTTCCCACTCCAGAATTAGAGGTTTGTCTGGTGGTCAAAAAGTTAAGTTGGTCTTAGCTGCCGGTACATGGCAAAGACCTCACTTGATCGTCTTAGATGAACCTACCAACTATTTGGATAGAGACTCTTTAGGTGCTTTGTCTAAGGCTTTGAAGGAATTCGAAGGTGGTGTTATTATCATTACTCACTCTGCTGAATTCACAAAGAACTTGACTGAAGAAGTCTGGGCCGTCAAGGATGGTAGAATGACTCCATCTGGTCATAACTGGGTTAGTGGTCAAGGTGCTGGTCCAAGAATcgaaaagaaggaagacgaagaagataaattCGATGCTATGGGTAACAAGATTGCCGGtggtaagaagaagaagaagttgtcTTCTGCGGAattgagaaagaagaagaaggaaagaatgaagaagaagaaggaattGGGTGATGCTTACGTTTCTTCTGACGAAGAATTCTAATCTTTTTGATCACTGTTCCCCGGTTTTCTTTAAGATTTTATTGATCAATAAtttatgtatattttaATTTCTATGTTTTTGTAATATTGTTTATTTTGGTAAAATATAGACGCAACTTCCTTATTATAAAGAAGGGCATTATTTAAAAGAGAAAGCGTTCCATTAGTCAGGCATCTTTTTTATACATTCTTAAGCTACCAAGTTGAACATGGCCTTATACCCTTTTTGGTAAGAGGGTAAcgaaaatattttcttgggaAGAATAAATTTAGACGACGGATCATAGACTGGAAAGCTTGAAATATATGATTTGATGTAACATTATACTCTCTCTGG
Proteins encoded in this window:
- the YEF3 gene encoding translation elongation factor EF-3 (Translation elongation factor 3~similar to YLR249W), with the protein product MSDSQQSIKVLEELFQKLSVATADNRHEIASEVASFLNGNIIEHDVPEHFFGELAKGIKDKKTAANSMQAVAHIANQSNLSPSVEPYIVQLVPAVCTNAGHKDKEIQTVASETLISIVNAVNPVAIKALLPHLTKAIVETNKWQEKIAILAAFSAMVDAAKDQVALRMPELIPVLSETMWDTKKEVKAAATAAMTKATETVDNKDIERFIPSLIQCIADPSEVPETVHLLGATTFVAEVTPATLSIMVPLLSRGLNERETGIKRKSAVIIDNMCKLVEDPQVIAPFLGKLLPGLKSNFATIADPEAREVTLRALKTLRRVGNVGEDDAIPEVSHAGDVSTTLQVVNELLKEETVAPRFKIVVEYVAAIGADLIDERIIDQQAWFTHITPYMTIFLHEKKAKDILDEFRKRAVDNIPVGPNFDDEEDEGEDLCNCEFSLAYGAKILLNKTQLRLKRARRYGICGPNGCGKSTLMRAIANGQVDGFPTQEECRTVYVEHDIDGTHSDTSVLDFVFESGVGTKEAIKDKLIEFGFTDEMISMPISALSGGWKMKLALARAVLRNADILLLDEPTNHLDTVNVAWLVNYLNTCGITSITISHDSVFLDNVCEYIINYEGLKLRKYKGNFTEFVKKCPAAKAYEELSNTELEFKFPEPGYLEGVKTKQKAIVKVSNMEFQYPGTSKPQITDINFQCSLSSRIAVIGPNGAGKSTLINVLTGELLPTSGEVYTHENCRIAYIKQHAFAHIESHLDKTPSEYIQWRFQTGEDRETMDRANRQINENDAEAMNKIFKIEGTPRRIAGIHSRRKFKNTYEYECSFLLGENIGMKSERWVPMMSVDNAWIPRGELVESHSKMVAEVDMKEALASGQFRPLTRKEIEEHCSMLGLDPEIVSHSRIRGLSGGQKVKLVLAAGTWQRPHLIVLDEPTNYLDRDSLGALSKALKEFEGGVIIITHSAEFTKNLTEEVWAVKDGRMTPSGHNWVSGQGAGPRIEKKEDEEDKFDAMGNKIAGGKKKKKLSSAELRKKKKERMKKKKELGDAYVSSDEEF